From the Micromonospora sediminicola genome, one window contains:
- a CDS encoding GOLPH3/VPS74 family protein: protein MTTAPRSDAPTLVEDLLLLLFQPTSGTIAGENTLFYVLGGAVLADLALGDHLITADRGRVSGVAGHPPSDDLLRPAWNYLAEKPRGVQTALAAIGPALRKPVLERLVARGDIDEAPRKVLGLFRTTALRDGRTERRARLLADVRQVLVAGAEPRARVAALAALLSASGTLPQFHREIPWTSEVITRAKALERGDWGAGAAAEAVTRTVTATVVNSVIVAVTVLPRS from the coding sequence ATGACCACCGCACCCCGCTCGGACGCCCCGACCCTCGTCGAAGACCTCCTCCTGCTGCTGTTCCAGCCCACATCCGGGACCATCGCGGGTGAGAACACCCTCTTCTACGTCCTCGGTGGCGCGGTCCTCGCGGACCTGGCGCTCGGCGACCACCTGATCACGGCGGACCGTGGGCGGGTCAGTGGCGTGGCGGGTCACCCACCGTCGGACGACCTCCTCCGCCCGGCGTGGAACTACCTCGCCGAGAAACCGAGGGGAGTGCAGACCGCACTCGCGGCCATCGGTCCCGCCCTGCGCAAGCCGGTGTTGGAGCGGCTCGTCGCCCGTGGCGACATCGACGAGGCGCCGCGCAAGGTGCTCGGCCTGTTCCGGACGACGGCCCTGCGCGACGGCAGGACCGAACGACGGGCCCGCCTGCTCGCCGACGTTCGGCAGGTTCTCGTGGCGGGTGCGGAGCCGCGAGCCCGTGTCGCCGCGCTCGCGGCGCTGCTCTCGGCCAGCGGGACACTGCCGCAGTTCCACCGCGAGATCCCGTGGACGTCAGAGGTGATCACGCGGGCCAAGGCGCTCGAGCGCGGCGACTGGGGTGCCGGCGCCGCGGCCGAGGCGGTGACCCGTACCGTCACGGCCACGGTCGTCAACAGCGTCATCGTGGCCGTCACCGTGCTGCCGCGCAGCTAG